A segment of the Streptomyces sp. Tu 2975 genome:
CGTTGGCGCAAGCGCCGGTTGCGAGATCTGGAGGGGGCGTCGTGGACGACGCGGTTGTCGAGGCCGTCGGAGCGCTGGTGCCGGGCGGGGCGGTGCGCGGCGAACTGGACCGCCACGGGCGGAAGTTGCGCTGGATCGAAGTGGGCGAGGGCGCGCCCGCGGTCGTGCTGGACGCGCCGAGCGCCGGGTCGTCGATGATGTGGACGCAGGTACTGGCGCCCCTGGCCCGCTGCACCCGAGTGATCGCGTACGACCGGGCGGGGCTCGGCCTGAGCGACCCGGTTCCCCGGCTCACGCTCGACTCGGCCGTCGAGGACCTGGCCGCGCTGCTCTCCCGGGCCGGCGGCGGCCCGTGCGTCCTGGTCGGCAACAGCTGGGGCGGCCAGCTGGCCGAGTTGGTGGCGTGGGCCCGACCGGACCTGGTGGCGGGGCTCGTGCTGCTCGACCCTTCGCACGAGGAGTTCCAGCCGTGGGCCGGCCGGCTGGCGGAAGGGGCGTACGCGCGTCAGCTCGCGGTGCGTACCTCTCTCCGGCTCACCGGCCGGTCGCGACACCGCGACGCCGTGCGCGAGGCCTCCCGGGCGACCGACGATCCGCGGGTGCGGGAGCTGCTGGCCGCCGCCTGGCTCGCCGCCTCCGGAAGCCGGCAGCAGGTGCTTACCGCCGTCGACGAGTACCGCATGATCGTCAAGGCCACCCCCGAGATCCGGCGCCGCCGCGCCGCGTCGAGGCTGCCTGACGTGCCCGTGACGGTCCTCAGCGCGAGCCGGGGGATGCCGCAGCGTATGAGACGCCGGTGGACCGGGCTGCAGAGAT
Coding sequences within it:
- a CDS encoding alpha/beta hydrolase translates to MDDAVVEAVGALVPGGAVRGELDRHGRKLRWIEVGEGAPAVVLDAPSAGSSMMWTQVLAPLARCTRVIAYDRAGLGLSDPVPRLTLDSAVEDLAALLSRAGGGPCVLVGNSWGGQLAELVAWARPDLVAGLVLLDPSHEEFQPWAGRLAEGAYARQLAVRTSLRLTGRSRHRDAVREASRATDDPRVRELLAAAWLAASGSRQQVLTAVDEYRMIVKATPEIRRRRAASRLPDVPVTVLSASRGMPQRMRRRWTGLQRSVAASVAGGEHAVVPAAGHYIQSSRPDVVTQAVLASLERSRHARGG